The sequence TGACGGCAGTACGCGGGTTTTTACCGGTTATCGAGTCCAGCACAACCTGAGCCGTGGCCCGGTGAAGGGAGGTATTCGCTACCATCCGAGTGTCGATATTGATGAAGTGCGCGCCCTGGCGATGTGGATGACCTGGAAGTGTGCGCTGGTCAATATTCCTTACGGCGGTGCCAAGGGTGGCGTGATTGTTGATCCTAAGCAACTCTCACCTGGTGAACTTGAACGACTGACCCGACGTTTTGCCACTGAGATCAGTATCTTGCTTGGCCCTGAAAAGGATATTCCCGCCCCTGATGTGGGGACCAATGCCCAGATTATGGCCTGGATCATGGATACCATCTCGATGCATCGTGGCTACACAGTACCGGCAGTCATTACCGGTAAGCCGGTGAATGTTGGTGGCTCGTTAGGTCGAGTTGAAGCAACTGGTCGTGGTGTCATGCTGATGGTGCGCGAGATGGCACGGAAGTTAGGCTGGTCACTCGATGGACTGCGCGTAGTGGTGCAGGGATTCGGGAATGTGGGCAGCACTGCCGCTTATCTGTTGCATCAACTCGGTTGTAAGGTGATCGGGGTGGCTGATGCCTCTGGTGGTTACTATTGTGCACAAGGACTTGATATTCCGGCAATGCGTGCCCATACCGAACAACACTCATTCCGTCTGCTCGACGGCTACAGAGCCGCTGGCGTCGAACGGATCAGTGGGAGCGAATTGCTCGAACTGGAGTGTGATGTGTTGATTCCGGCAGCGCTTGAAAATCAGATTACCGGTGCGAATGCCGAACGAATCCGTGCTCGCCTGATTGTCGAGGGGGCGAATGGGCCAACGACACCAGAAGCTGACGCTATCCTTGGTGAACGAGGCGTCATTGTTGTACCTGATATTCTGGCAAATGCCGGTGGCGTGATCGTCTCTTACTTCGAGTGGGTGCAGGGCTTGCAAGAGTTCTTCTGGGACGAACAAGATATTAACGAAAAACTCGAACGGATTATTGTCGGCGCATTTCAGCAGGTGTACGCGATGGCCGAGCAACGACAGATTCCATTACGGCTCGCAGCGTATCTCCTCGCTGTACAGCGAGTCGCCGACGCTAATCTCACACGCGGCGTTTATCCGTAGAGGGATGGTGGCGCAGCGCCAGGTTCGATTGTTCCGATTGACCCTCGCTGCATCACCGGCAGGAGGATTCATGCAGATCGTGCTCGTCGAGGATAATCCGCTGATGCAGCAACTGTTCACCATCTTTCTGCAGGGGCAGGGATTTAACGTAACAGTAGCTGCTACTGGCGCTGCAGCACTAGCCGTATCGGTGCCACTCCCTGCGTTGTTTATCATCGACTTGCGCTTGCCCGATTGTAATGGATTTGACCTCGTTCAACAACTGCGTGCCCATCCGGTGTACCATCGTTGCCCGACGATCGCTCTGAGCGGCCTCGGCGAGAGTGATCGTCGGGCAGCGTTGGCCGCAGGTTTCGACCGTTTCCTCACGAAACCCACCGATCTCGATGAATTGATACGGGTGATTATTGAATTAGTAGATCGATCCTCTACGTACTAGATGTGTGGCTGGCAATGAAAG comes from Chloroflexus sp. Y-396-1 and encodes:
- a CDS encoding response regulator yields the protein MQIVLVEDNPLMQQLFTIFLQGQGFNVTVAATGAAALAVSVPLPALFIIDLRLPDCNGFDLVQQLRAHPVYHRCPTIALSGLGESDRRAALAAGFDRFLTKPTDLDELIRVIIELVDRSSTY
- a CDS encoding Glu/Leu/Phe/Val dehydrogenase, with the translated sequence MTSHRINPFHVAQQQFDQAAEMLHLPDDIRAILRVPQRELTVNFPVQMDDGSTRVFTGYRVQHNLSRGPVKGGIRYHPSVDIDEVRALAMWMTWKCALVNIPYGGAKGGVIVDPKQLSPGELERLTRRFATEISILLGPEKDIPAPDVGTNAQIMAWIMDTISMHRGYTVPAVITGKPVNVGGSLGRVEATGRGVMLMVREMARKLGWSLDGLRVVVQGFGNVGSTAAYLLHQLGCKVIGVADASGGYYCAQGLDIPAMRAHTEQHSFRLLDGYRAAGVERISGSELLELECDVLIPAALENQITGANAERIRARLIVEGANGPTTPEADAILGERGVIVVPDILANAGGVIVSYFEWVQGLQEFFWDEQDINEKLERIIVGAFQQVYAMAEQRQIPLRLAAYLLAVQRVADANLTRGVYP